GGTGGCGCAAAAATGGCTCTTTTATCTCTCTTCGATCATCTTTATTGTCGAGAGGAGAACTTGGAAGAGTTTGGCGAAGAAGAATTCGAGCAATCTGTGCCGGCGACGCTTCTTTCGACGCCCCGTGAGTCCGAGCGCCACCTTCTCTCGGCGACGGAAGTTGAGCCCGAGGAGGAGTGGGCGGAGTTGCTCTGCTCTCTCTTGTCCAAAGAAGGGGAGTTTCTCCCGAAACTCTTTCCCGACGGcgccgatttttcttacctccaATCGGCGAGGAAGGTTGCGGTGGAGTGGGTCGCGCGGGCTGCGCGGCGGCACGGCTTCGCCGCCCTCACTGCGCTTCTCGCCGTGAACTACCTCGATCGGTGCTTCCTGCCCTGCGACGCCCGGGGGGAGCTGCTCCGCCTCCAGGACGACAAGCCATGGATGGGGCGACTCGCGGCCGTGGCGTGCCTCTCGTTGGCGGCGAAGGTGGAGGAGACGCGTGTCCCTCTCTCCGTCGACCTCCAGATGCCCGAGACCCCGGAAGACGGCGGATTCGTGTTCGAGCCCAAGACCGTCCGGCGGATGGAGCTCCTGGTGCTCTCCGCTCTCCGATGGAGGATGAACCCCGTCACTCCCCtctccttcctccaccatttcatCCCTCGACTCCATTCGAAGGCTAAATCCGCTGGAACTGACGCCGGCGCTGTCCGCCGCATCCGCGCGCTGCTTAGGAGGTGCGAAGCGACTCTGCTGTCTGCAATGGCCGGTAAGTACTCACCAAAAATCCAATCATTGCATCGAATTCTCAATCTCCCATCTGCTCAACTTCTGCCTTAATCAATTGAAGATGGGAGATGGGTCCGATATCCGACGTCGGCGTGGGCAGCAGCGGCATTGCTTCAGGCGACGGAATCCAGCGAAGGAAGCGCCACGGCGGCGGAAGTGCAAGAGACCCGCCGCCTCATTTCCCTCCTTAAAGCTCCCAAGGCGAGATTTTTTTTCACACCCCGGTTCCTCCTTTCTCTCTTACGATCTCGTAACGCTAATTTGCTGACGAGAAATTCAACCCCTCGACAGGAAAAGGTGGAAGAATGCCACCAGGTAATCTCGGAAACATCTCGAACCGGCATGATCGGCCACAAGCGCAAGCTTTCTCCCTCTGATCTCCACTTCTGTCGGTCGCCGCCAAGTCCCAGCGGAGTGATCGGTTCCTGCTTCAGTCGTGAGAGCTCCTACGACTCGtgggctcctcctcctcctcgaaaGAGAAGCAACTGCAACGTGAGCGACACTCCAGCAGACAACAGAGACGGAGAAAAACTAAGATTCACTAATTAACGTTTTGCCTATGGATCAAtaagaaatctttcttttttacTCGTGATGACCTTGAGTCGGGTACGACAGGGACGCTGGGATGAgcgtttcgccttttgccacaataacAAATCTTACTTTCTCTTCCTGGAAGGATTCGCCTGGACTTGTGTAGTCTTTGACCTTAATAAGTAACAGACTCAGACCCATCTTCCAAAAATCTCCAGGGACTAAACCAACCCGAGAAAGTTATTCCTACATATCAAACTGTTGAGCACTTTGCTTCTTTGTTTAAACTTTGCTGTGATTTTGAAGATTGTTGAGCGCGGGTGACGATTTTCCAGGCGCGCGGTTTCATTGTTTTGTGGGACTTGGCGATGGAAAAGCAGCCATTGTTCTTTCTCGAGCCATTAATGGATCTCATGATGAAAAGGCTAAAGCAGAAAAGTACCAATGACCAATGAGTGTGATCTTGAGTCCTGGGATCTTTTCTCTTGCTAATATTTAATCTGATATCTAACGGTAAATTGTCATAAAGTCAATTCCTATGTAGAGtttcaattttattttcaattctcTAATCTACACTAATTTACTTAATCTTATATAATTATATCCAATTAAATTacttgattttaaatattttatacctaATAAAATAGATTATGTACCCGTCTCTCTATATATATTACATATTCCTAGATAGATGATGTTAATGGATCAATTATAAATAGTatttaattggatagaaaatatttttgattttAGTTTAAATGGTCTTGAATTTAAGAGGATAGACTTTTTGTATTTATAGTTTGCAGCGTACCTAAAAAATATGTGTACATGAATATTAATCCCAAAATTAGGGGTGAATCAACAATTCGTCCTCAATTCTAGGACAAATTCTAGATTCATCTCATATttgtttttcttaaaatattaatCTAATTATTAATTCATCATAGATTATTAATTTATCGTATAATTTGCAATGAATCTTATTTTCGTTGCAAAAGCGACAATGAATATTTTATTTGTGGTAGAATTTGACAAAAATATGTAGTTGCAAATATTGTTGCTAATTTAGGATGAATTGATTTTTTATTGctaaatttatttcaaatttaggattgaaaaatatttatcctAAAATTTCGTCCCtaatctatatatattttttataatgaaGGTAGACATGTTATTGTCCCCTATTCACCTCGCTTTCACCTCGTATTGTTATACACATGTACCTCTTTGAGTATCCATAACCCACTCTCATTATAATACCCATCATCTCATTAAAAAGTATGGGGTCTATTGTCATATACCCATTATAACAACATATTTCTTTCACCCACATTTCTTTTAACATTAACATTCATTATTTAAAAATCCACATTCCactcaattatcttaaaattatatcatattaaataaatatattttaaaatatttaaattattattattatttttaataataatctttttttttaaaaaaaaataacttactgtttttttaaaaaatttataattttttaataaataaaatttaaaaaaatatatttacgtGAAGGGGTATTATAACATCTTTTTCTATAACAATATCCTATTAATGCATCCAATATAAATGcccttacatttttttttaaaaaaaattaaggttgATTTCGCCTCAGCCTTGGCCCTGTCCTTGATGGCAGGATCTCGTGGTTTGATGGCAGGATCTCGTGGTGCGTTGATTGCCATCATAAAGAGAATTGCTAGCTTCAATGCGAggatatcataaaaaaaaaaaaaaattataaaatctgGATACatggtataaaaaaaaaaaagaaaaccaaacatgtTAAATGTTTTAGCTCTTCCCCTCAGAATTAGATAGATTTCTTCTCCATTCCTCCAGTTTAACATGGAACGATCACTCAAATTGCATTTTTCACCATGTTTAAGAAATCAAGAGAACTATGAAGTCTGATCATCGAAAATGATATTGTCTTCTCAATTATGGctaaagacgaatacgctcgtcccCAATATAACAGGAGTTAAGAAAAATTTCAATGACCCAAAATAATGACCTAACAGTTAGGTCTTCCAATTGATAACAAAGTCatacaaaatttaaatcttaactgCAACTTATTATAAGAAAAATGGATTTAAGAATATTGACTGTTTGGATGCATCTttctaaatatattttaatttattttgataatcgataaaaataaaaaaaaaatgaaccaattatattcaaaattaatCACTAGGAAGTGTCGAtgtcaatttaaaaaaatatccgATCACACCAATACTCAGGCAGTCATAATTTGACGGTCCTGCCATTAATGAACCAACAATCACTAACATGGGTGAAACAGCACGTtgaaaaaaacaagaaaaaaaaaagatcaatAGTGAGGTACGTGGCCATCTATTTAATGATCTGATGAACTAAGTTATATAATATGTTGGGCAATTATTAATGGAGAGCCATGCGGTTCACGGGTTTTGAACCAACGAGGAGCACTGCAGCCAAACTTTAAGAGCCACTACGAGGAAATACACCTACTTCAGTGTCAAATAATGGACTACTGGTATATATGTGATTGCATGCTACTATGCTAGAGTGAGTAATGATCATAAATGAGAGAGGGGAAGGTTGTTAGTCATAAGGCCTGCGTGAGCTCCATCAGGGCTGGGGCAGGGTGGGTCTCGATCGTCGTCCCATGCAGTTATGATTCAAGAACAACAGTAGCCAGCCATCACTACTGTGTCTGTCTTCCTCATGATGAGTGGATTGGGTGCGGCTGTGTAGGGTGAACTGGCTTCCATGCATGTAATGGAAGAGTAGGGCGAGGAAGGAAGCACCTACCGTCTCTACAGTGGAACCTGGCCTTCTGCAGACGACCACTTCCCATCTCAGTGCCTCCACAGGCCTGACACTGATCCGGGAACAGGATAACCAACGAGCGTGCTCTGCTTGACTCGTGGGAAAGATATGATGGCTGTCTAAATACAACATGCCAGATTGCCAAAGCACGCCctgattttcaatttttttttttcttgagagatgagaaatttaaattaaagaataTGATAAGATTATCAATGGCTGTGTGATCATGCATGAAATCAAACCATAAGAGGACCGACAATGCCACAACCTACACGATCTGAATCTTTAATTTCGGGGGCCAACTAAATTACCACTAAAGAGTAAGTGCACTGTATAATCAAATGAAATGACAACAAAACAAACCTTGCCTGTCCAACCTTCGACAAGTTCCGGTTGATTTTGTTAGTTCAGGACGACATTATTGTGCGCCTCAAGTCTAACCATGGAAGAGTCCAAAATGCTATGATATCCCTCCCGAGTCCCAAACCACCAGGCGTGCGTTAGCTTGGCATTAACATATATAAAGCTTACCTGAGTCACTAACTCAACGATCAGGGAATAAAAGATAAAAGGCATCGGTAGAGTGGGCATGGATGAACACGACCAAGAAGAAAAAAACAATTAGCATGAATGCTTGACATAACCATGAAAAATTATTCTTCAAGTATATCATATAGAAGCATAGCACAAAGTCATAATTTTTAATATGCATTCCTTTCAGGCATTTCAGTTTATCACATGCCACAGACTAGCAAAGACCCATCACCATGCACAAGCCTCCAAACCTGTGGATCATTAACACTGAAGTACTCTCTACCCATGAGCACAGGCAACTGAACTCTGGTGGCTGAGAAGGGTTATCTGAGAAGAAAAATGCAAACATAACTTGTGGTGAATATGATTGAAGACAATTAAAAACATTATAAAATAAAGTAAGATGAAAATATAACTCAAAACTGTTATCTTATgtggtttgatttttttttttttcctttggacATGGAAAAGAGCTGAAACTTCAGATATGGTCCCAGCAGCAATCAAAATCCATTAGAAAGATAACTGAAACAAGTCTTTGTTTTAAGATGGAATTGTAGGCACCTAATTGATAATTAGACAGACGCGCAAAATTGATAATTGAACAGGAGAAGCACCATGGTGAGAATGCTAATCCtatcatgaaaaaaaaagaaggaatagCATGGGATATTCCAGTGTGCCAATAATAACTATAACAGATTAACAGTAAAAACCACAAGAGTCACAATTTGTATCATCCAGGGTAATACAGTTTGGATTAAAAAGATGTGTATCAGGAATAGGAATTAGAGCTTAAAACAATCACTACAATTCTATTCATTATGACTAGATACAAATCATGTAGAGCATGAtttcaaaagaaagaaagaaacccTATAAGACCtgtaaaattaaattcaactaaCTAAATCAACCCAACTGATCAACAATTAAAGTCTAATTCGTCTAAAGTTATATCAACTCATTGTGTGCAAAGAAAAGACATtctgtgcaacaagatagaaatggAGATTTCAAAAAACAGGAATATGATGAAGAAGCTTCAAGTGGACAATTATTGTGCAATTAACAcctaatgatgatatgaagaACAAATCTTGCTTCTTTAAGATTTGAAGATGATAATGAGTGTGGATAAGATAATGGCTAAGAAGTTTTCAACCTCCAAGTCATCTTCCTCTTTCTCTATGTAGTACCATAGCCATTCGCTCGCTTTAATCGAGTTGATGCCATTGAGGCTTCAAGTGCATAGCAGTAGGCAAGTCCAGGATGACTAAGGATGGCAACCAGTTGATTGCCCACATTTTTTTGTACTACCAAATTTGAAGAATACCTCCTTTGGGAGCTTATTCTTTAACCAAACCTGATTATTAGGTGCACACACCCAACATAAGTGGCTTGGATAGATGTAGGCTTATCAACAGTAACTATATGATCAGCGTAACaaaatagataatattttttttattttttaatcaaggtGAAATAATTGTATTTTCGGATATAAACCAAGAATAGCATgctcaataaatcatatcatgatATACATTATTATTTCATATATTTCACTGTCTAAATTTTTGCTAGGTATGCAAGGAACCTTTTGTAGCTTATTTTAGAGTTTTCAATTGAACCCTATGGTTCATGATTCAAATCCACAAAGTGGATTCACAATACAAATCATAATTTGACAACCTTGATGCAATTAATGACAGAATCTAGCTGAAGCATATCAAAGACCAGGGAAGTTTCTCCTTGATAAATCAATTATGGTGAATGGAAAATGCTTCAGGAAGAGAATCCTCACTACAACATCTACAAAGCAAAAAATAAGTGAACTCTCCAGTCACCATTGTAGATGTGGTATGAGAGGTTTCACAAATAAACCTCATGCAGGCAGGATAGCCTTAAGATCCAGACCCATGGAGGTATTGACAGGGAAGATTCCTAGTCGATCTAGCTCTCTTGGAAAGAGAGACAATAAGAAAGCACACAAATACATGGTAGTAGAGATTGGCCAACAGCATTTATCAAGCAAGGCTATGAAGTAAGAGCTCATGGATGCCCAAGACTTTAGCATGATTAGGACAACATACTACAACAACACAACAAAACAATAGTTTGATAGATCCTTTCATAGAACATTCGTCTATGTTTGACGTTGGCTAACAACTCAACACAACCCTTAACCTTTTCCATCCGGGCTTTAAATTGACACTTCTGGTTTTCAGGACAACAGACTATAAGGCAATTTTGCACTGAATATCATAAAATGATTAGTACTAGCCCAAAGGAAGCTTCACCTAATATGATAAATTTTAGTGATAGCCCATCGGGTAAGAGGAATGCTCGTATAGAAGGATGGAATCTATAAAAGTGTGCTTGTGAGACAACATCCATCTATGAGTTAAACAAGGGCATGTTGGCGCTCAATGCATAAGTGGCAATAAATCATAAATGACTGAACCAGCATATAGGTAGAATAAGATCAAGGTATTTACAGGAAAGTAATCTTGTTTGCCACCAAACTTACTAGCAACCTCTTCAGCACTCACAAGAGAAGACACTAGGTACATAAATAAGAGTAATTTTGGAGAAACTAGTAGAAAGTTGATTTAAAAATAGGTATCATCAACATACTGAAGAGTGGGATTTCTAAAGGCAGATATCCTGTCCCACACCAATGATAAGATTAGGTTATTGTGCATTGGCAAATGCTGAAAGATGCGTGCAATCAGCTGGaataggaaaaaggaaagtagaTTGTCCACTTCAAGACGGATATGCATGCCACTTGTATACAAAAAGCATATTGTGTCAGCAACAAAGTTAGAATGCAACACTAGTGAGAGCAAGTAGTTCCAACATCCGAAGAGCACAAAGAGTCAAATATCATTGACATGTGGTGCAATATTTATTTCTTATTTGTGcctacaatttgaaaatgcattAGTTGAAGTTCATACAATCACTGCTGAAATATCACTGTTCAGCATCCTACTTACTCAATGACCACACTGAATTTTGAGTGTGCAGGAAACACACACAATGTAACAAAATGCACAAGATAAATATTAAAGGCAACTGCAATTACCCGCATGATAAAAACCAAGACACTGTAAAACTACGAATTTGTTACTGGGTCTTCTTTTCTTTGGTTGATCCCCCTTGTCCTCCATTTAAGATGCTCTCATACTGCTTCAAGACGACATCAAGTGCCATACTAAGCTTTTGATCAATATCCTCTTGATACTTGTCATAGACAGCAGGAATCGTGATAGCCAAAAGCACTCCTGTAAATTGGTCCTGTCAAATATGATAGCGTGGGAATGCAAATAAAATGGCAAACTGCATAAGGTGTTTCTTTACTCACCAACGTAGACAAGTGTAAGGAAGTTAAACAAACTTCCAATGCAAGACACAACCCACAGGCTCAATATGACCTTTGAGATGGTAAATACAGAAATCAGCATAGAAAGGCTCGAGTCAGATAAATAACATATAAAATTACCATGGCAGGTGCAAGGGAATGCAGGATAAGCACCTGAAGGAAAACCTTTCTGTCTCTCCGAATGGTTATGTCATGCCCTATAGCCAAGACACGGTTGATCCACACCCTAGCTCTGTCAGCAACCTTATTGACGACCTCATCTGAAACCTCGAGATTGGGAAGCGGCGGAAGAGGCCTACAAATGAGAAGAACTTACAGAGTTTAGCAGAGATGTTAGACAGGTAGCCGTTGAAAGAGAGATCAAATCATTAGACAGCAGACCTGTTGAGGAGCAAGGCAGATTTGGCCCAAAAGAAGAGAATGACTACGACGAGGAGGACTGCGTTCGCCAAGACGGACAAAATGTTGTACCCCGCCCGCTCGAAGAAAAACCATACCGCCGTAGAGCCGGACACTGCGAGAATCGCTACGTTCCTCCGTCTCCAAAGAAGCACATCGGCGACTGCGCGAATATAACAAATTGAGCAATCGGAAAATATCAACATCGAAAACAAGCAACATTAGGCTGGGCTAGAACAAGTGCGGATAGGAGGTGGCAAACCTGCGCCGCCACCGAGGGCGCGGTGCACGGATCGAGAGATCTTTGCGGGAGGCGCCGGGGAAGCGTCGGAAGGAAGCGGATCGCGGGCAGAGGCACGGCCGATATCTGACACAGCAGCCATCGCTCTCTCTAGGGTTTTGGCGGCTCAGGTTCGGAAAGACGATTATCGGATTTGAACGGAGGCGACGAAATCTAAacactccctctctctctctctctctctctctctccccttctCGCGAGGGATGCGTCAGATTAACAAGGGAAGTCTCGAAGAGTTCCCTGAATAACGACACATCAATGGCACGTAAAAAATGAAAATACTCACGTATCTTTTAATTATTACTAACCAACTTCTTGATGCATTCCaaatttttttcattatattttattttatatataattaagatttaaattataaattaaataaaattaataattaaaaaacaaattaCATTATATCCAATAAAAGacgtaaataaaatttttattgatttttaaatttaaattacaaagtttattttaattaaatataatttaaaagaaaaaagaaaaacaagaggagCAACCCCTTGATTGAACAAAAAAGCAACTTCCTGTTTAAAATGAGGAGGGAGCTATCTTATTTAAGCTAAAGGTGTCAATTCGAATGAGTTGAGTCGAATTTGagttgaattaaattttttttaaaaaaaaaccaactagaatcccaatttaattcaaaatccctaaatttgaatttgaacccGACTAATCGGATCACCCCGAACCAACCTGAATAACCCAAAAACTCGATTCAAAATGTTTTTTTAGCTATTTTCTATATAatttttcacttttatctcaaaaCTCTATcattataatattaatattaatatatataaaaatatcttacttttcaaaataaaattcgatTTAATTCCAAAACACACACTAAACCTTAAATTTGGGTCAACCTGGGTCAATCCGAACCCGACCTATAAATTTTCAATCCAAAAATACCCGACTTGAACCTGAAAATGTCCGATCTAAATCTGAAAATACCCGACCTCAACCCGAAAATGTCTTTTAATTAGTCCATTTAACTTAGTGAAGTTTCTAAAGTTAGTATGGGACAGTCTTCTATGTCATAGTCAAGTTTTCTCTTTTTGTATCAAATAATACTTAAGTGAGGAGTTGACTAGATTAATTGTGTATATATTATTATTCCTAAAACCTTTTAATTTTGATGCGGATATATTGGGATGACTCAAAGATAATTAGGAAGGGGAGAGAAGACATTTTAGTCTTTTGGCGTGTTGAGATTAGGGGTTTTGAAGGGGGGTTGAGACTTCTCCGTCGCCATCCTCGCGCGAGGGCCAAGACCACTACCTCTCTTTCATGTAGCCGCCGATGCCGCCGACTCCTCTAGCcatctctcttcttccttcttctctggACACATGGTCGCGACCACGAGCAGAGGGAGAGGCTGTCGCCACCAGGTTGGGAGGAGAGGGCTCCATGCTTTGGTTTTCCGCCACTGCCGAGCACAGGGGGAGGAGTTTTGAGTTTCAGTTACTGCCTCCGATTAGCTCGTCGTTGGCCCGCCCTCGACGTCGCTCCTCTTTAGCATCCCCAGCGCTGGTCGTCTCCGGATATCGAGGCCACCCCTGCTTCTCTCCCCTCTCCTCTTCGACCCAGGCCGCCGTCGGCAAAGACCCGTCGCCACCGTGAGGAAGGTCCGTCGCATCCTCCTTCATCTGTCGCCAACCATTGGAATAGAGGCGATGCCACTCCTCTCTCCGGAAGCCTCCTCCGGCATAGGCTTCCTTGTGCCCGACCACCAAGGTAAAGGTGTACACAGACGGTACCTTCGCCGCCTCCGATGTTGATCATGCCTACTGCCGACAGTCCTTCACCCCTCGTGTACAAGGGTTCTCTGGCATAGCAGCTCCATTCTCCGTCAATGATCTCACCTCTTTTCGCTCTCACCGCCGTTGTTGCTCCCGATGCTGGTCCAGCAAGCGTCGATGGTCCTGTGAGCGTTGTCGCCCTTGCCAACCGCCGCCATCCTTGGTGTCGCTTCCAGTCGTCGCTGCCTAATCTAGCGACCTCAACCGATGCTGCTAGTGGCCACTGCCACCCTTCAATGCCACCTCCAGCGACAGCCACCGGTCGACCCACGACCTTCATGATTTGTGTTATGCCTTGTATGTTGTGTGTCGGCCATCGAACCGCTGATTTATTGGTATTATCCGGCATGCGCGTTGTGTCCTTGCCTGCGAACCGCTGTAGTATTCTGGCTCAGGAGTTATCATCACATTTCGACTGACATGCCGCCTCTCGGACCCGTGCTGCACCAGATTCCATATCGTCATCCCCAGAGCCGGCTCCTCAGCTGCCTCATTTTCATCTACTCTACAGG
This genomic stretch from Zingiber officinale cultivar Zhangliang chromosome 7A, Zo_v1.1, whole genome shotgun sequence harbors:
- the LOC122000660 gene encoding cyclin-D3-2-like, producing the protein MALLSLFDHLYCREENLEEFGEEEFEQSVPATLLSTPRESERHLLSATEVEPEEEWAELLCSLLSKEGEFLPKLFPDGADFSYLQSARKVAVEWVARAARRHGFAALTALLAVNYLDRCFLPCDARGELLRLQDDKPWMGRLAAVACLSLAAKVEETRVPLSVDLQMPETPEDGGFVFEPKTVRRMELLVLSALRWRMNPVTPLSFLHHFIPRLHSKAKSAGTDAGAVRRIRALLRRCEATLLSAMADGRWVRYPTSAWAAAALLQATESSEGSATAAEVQETRRLISLLKAPKEKVEECHQVISETSRTGMIGHKRKLSPSDLHFCRSPPSPSGVIGSCFSRESSYDSWAPPPPRKRSNCNVSDTPADNRDGEKLRFTN
- the LOC122000661 gene encoding reticulon-like protein B11, translated to MAAVSDIGRASARDPLPSDASPAPPAKISRSVHRALGGGAVADVLLWRRRNVAILAVSGSTAVWFFFERAGYNILSVLANAVLLVVVILFFWAKSALLLNRPLPPLPNLEVSDEVVNKVADRARVWINRVLAIGHDITIRRDRKVFLQVILSLWVVSCIGSLFNFLTLVYVGVLLAITIPAVYDKYQEDIDQKLSMALDVVLKQYESILNGGQGGSTKEKKTQ